agcttgaatcttcatgaaatatgtttattatgcttaattgatgttagaaataggttgtatatatgtttagtaactttcttgtgcttaaaatttggtcaaaaacacttagaaatcgagtttttggggaagaaatcacaaaatcagcgaaattggttcgaaacccagtttgctacagtacccgagttgttgctacagtaccgagttgctacagtgtcactatttgctacagtatcactatttgctacaggtgctacagtacccgagttgctacagtaccgagttgctatagtgtcactatttgctacattgttactatttgctacagtaccttttatgaaattgaaacgggcgtaactttcaaaacgtaactccgtttttgatgaataaactatcgttagaatcgtaataaagaatacttttcaatggtgaacttttaagaaactagatcaaactgtttttgggtcggaaaaggagttttagtgtgtatgtcgtgttttgcacgcacctgtatgccattattgaatggagtcatgatgtagactcataaaattatgaatatatggtgttatgacctagtttatagtatgatttgattatactattgattgagatatgtatattgacttcgttgtgttgttctcaggtgataagaacaaggaagaagctcagaagtaagataactgagctgtagctggtaatcggtgagtgggattatctccgggtgtagtatagagtagcaagttgtgctactatgttatactgttatagttgctatgcttagtagatatgttgtaataatgatcatcgtagagttgccatgctagtcgtaggaacagttgttcgtagtggtagttgcttaacagttgtgtgcacaagttgtagtttcctgttggaacctattgttgttaggttcagctcagagaggtcaaccttgttgtggttgggtccagttggctactgtttgttgagtatagtgttgaatgacgcatcacctgcgtgtggatttactatactggggattcagtagtaaggactttcggtagatgctagactgatcagctagtggtcgtgtgctcgtacaagccgccgagtctctagttggagcatagttgctagttgattgttgccagttgatagttgctagttattagttgtcagttgcctgttatggattgttgtagttgctgtagttgtacaagttggtactgtatgctagatctgttagatgattccattcacttagcctcgtgctaacccccctcacctcctcccttgcaggttttcgatcttagtgctggtagggatgggagttgggttgacgatatgtttgacaagacgaactctgatgtcttaacttttataaatatgtaactagttgtttaacgtaacaccggttgtttgtaataagtaactagctaatgatttgtgataatcatgttcgtaattaactaagggtatttatgtgaattaagacttccgctgtgatttaaaaaaaaaacagggtgttacagctAGGCATGAATCGGCTTAGTGACCATAAGTCcagtattaagtgcgataggaaaattATCTGTTTTTCGGTGGCTGGTGGGAAACGGGTAGTGGCTCGTGGTGATCGCGGCGGGTTCCGTTGTCCATTATTGTCGATGATGAAAGCTCATAAATCTTTGGCCAAGGGCTGTGATTCTTTCTTAGCCTATGTAATCGATGTAAAGGAAGAAAAGAAAGTAGTGTCCGATATTCCGGTGGTGTCTAAATATCCCGAAGTGTTCCTAGATGAATTGCCAGGCTTACCGCCGatcagggaagttgaatataagatcgagttagtgccaggggctacgccggttgctaaagctccgtatagattagctccttcagaaattcgtgaaatgatgtcccaaattcaagaactgttggaccgcgggttcattcgtccgagttcttcgccgtggggtgcaccagtgttattcgtgaaaaagaaagatggtacgctccaaatgtgtatagattatcgtgaactaaataaaagaacagtgaagaataagtatccactTCCTATAATAAATGACTTATTTGATTAGCTTCAAGGAGCTTCGTTCTTTTCAAAAATAGATCTACGTTCGGGATATCACcaagttcgtgttgctgaatctgatattcctaggactgcatttcgtactcgttatggtcattatgagttcttagtgatgctgtttgggttaaccaacgctccagcaattttcatggatcttatgaataggatgtgtaaaccgtttttggataagtttgttatcgtattcattgatgacatcttagtgtACTCCAAAACCGAATTCGAGCATGCTAAGCATTTAAGACAAGTGTTAGAACTTTTGAAACGTGAACAATTATatgcaaagttttcaaagtgtgagttctggttacgtgaagttcaatttttgggtcatattatctGTGCAGAAGGTATAAAAGTGGATCCGTCTAAAATTGAAGTTGTGATGAATTGGAATTTACCAAAGAATTCgacagaaatcaagagttttctAGGATTGGTCGGTTACTACCGACGGTTTATTAAAGAtttttaaaagattgcaagttctttgACAAAGTTAACTAGAAAGGATGTGTCTTTTCAGTGGGGTAATGAACAGGAAACTGCGTTTCAGACTTTAAAagtttgttatgtcaagcgccagtgTTATCCTTACCCGAGGGAtccgatgacttcgttgtgtattgtgacGCGTCTTTATCCAGTTTggactgtgtattaatgcaaagggaTCGTGTAATTGCGTATGCGTCGCGACAGTTAAAACCACGTGAAAAGAATTATCCAGCACATGGcttagaaatggctgcagtagtgtttgcattaaacttgtggagacattatctttatggtacGCACTGTGTTATCTGCACCGTTCATAAAAGTTTAcagtatatcttttcgcagaaagatatgaacatgcgtcagagacggtggctaGAATTAATTAAGGATTACGACTGTGAGATCagatatcatcctggtaaggcaaacgtcatggctgatgcattaagtcgtaagaAATCCGCTAACAGTGTAAAGTTTATGCGAATTGAGATTGTGTCTGATTTAGTGGATCGACTAAAGGTAACTCAACTCGAAGCATTACATGATGAACATTTGAAATCTGAGTTAATGGTGAAAAGAAGACTAGAATTGATGAATGATTCTCGAGGATTAAAGACTTATTGTGAACGAGTTTGGGTACCGTTATTTGgaggattgagggatttaatcttaaatgaagcacataaatcgagattatccgtGCATTCCGGTAGtacaaaaatgtaccatgatctgaaAGTGTTATATTGGTGGCCAACTATGAAAGCAGATATCGCGCAATACGTGGAAAGGTGTCATATTTGCGTCCAAgtgaaagcagaacaccaaaaaccgtatgggtctttgcgtcaattagagattccagagtggaaatgggaacatatcaccatggattttgtgacaaaactaCCGAGAACCCAGAAAGGAAATGACATGATTTAGGTAATAGTGGACCGTTTAACCAAAAGTGCACATTTTCTAGCTACTAGGGAAACAGCTTCGTTGACGAAATTAGCTCAGTTGTACCTAAATGAAATAGTGTCCCGGCATGGGATACCGTTGTCTATTGTGTCAGATAGAGATTCCTGATTTGTGTCTAGTTTCTGGAATAGTCTACAAGAAAATTTGGGTACTCGTGTCAACctaagtacaacttatcatcctcagaccgacggtcaaagtgaatgaactattcagactttagaggatatgttaagggcttgtgttttAGAATATGATGGATCATGGGATTATCATCTGCCATTGATCGAATTTGCTTACAACAActcctatcattcaagcattggcatgtcgccgtatgaaatgttgtatggtagaaagtgtcgaACTCCACCGTGTTGGTTGGAGGCAGGTGAGAAACAGTTTGCGGGTCCAGAAATTGTCAGGAGACTGCAGAAAAAGTGGCTATCGCACGTGGAAAGCTGAAAgctgctagagatcgacaaaagatatATGCAGATCCTCATAGATGACCAATGACGTTTACTGTAGGTGAACGTGTGTATTTAAAAGTGTCACCGTGGAAGGGTGTAATTCAATTCGATAAACGAGGAAAACTAGCTCTGAGATACATTGTTCCTTTTAAAATTCgtcaagtgctaaacgatcaaactGTAGTGTTAGATCTCCCTCCAGAGTTAGCAGATATTCATGACACGTTTAACATCTGCtatattcgtaagtgtaaagtGGACGATGAAAATCAAATTCATCCACTCCAAGATCTGAAAGTAGATTCaagtaagaaattggtggaagaaccAGTGAGGATCGTCGACAGAAAAGTGACTAAGTTACGCAAGAAGCAGATTCCAATGGTGCTTGTggaatggaagcatagtttaggcaccAATCTGACATGGGAGACCGAGGAATTGATGACCTCTAGATACCCTCAGTTGTTTAAccttgaccagatttcgaggacggaatctcctttaaGGGGGATAGATTTGTAACAACCTCACTTTGGGCCTAGTAGGTAATGACCTATTTACCCTTCTATGTTATtaaagtgattttaataattatgtgttttataattattgtgtatgggataatgtgcgctttgtgacaagggtcacagaacatattttcttttttgaattggacttagaatgaataagttattaaagattttgggtttcagataactggtaaatacccgtgtgttagacgGAAGAGTTACCTTAAGTGTGAAGACACCTAAAATAACACATATATATGTGTGTACGTTCCATTACTTGCTATTTTTAGCAAATTACAAACCCTAAACACCCTTTTGCTCTCAAAATTCTTCAAATCAAAAAGTTCAAATCAAAGCTAGTTATTTCATGAATCAAATTCTTTGTGATTTCAGAATCAAAACAAGGTAAATATCTCAGATTTTGATAAATTGAAATGGGTTTTAAGTGGGGTTGAAAAAGTAAGCTTTTTATGTTTAATTCTTGCTTTAAATGTGTTTGTGATGCTTGTTTGTGGTtagaaatagattatatatgtgttatatagTGTTCTTGGGTTATTGGATTGATCAAAACTTGCAGAAATCGAGTTTTAAGTGTAAAAAACCCAAAAACAGCGTGCTGATGGTGTTCTTCAGCACCCACATGAGTgacagctcaaccacgcggttgagcacacttttgagggctcaaccacacggttgagggctcaaccgtacggttgaggtcTCAGCCACACGAGTGAGCAGTGGCCAGCTTTTAGTaaaattgaaaaggctgtaactttcaaaccgtaactccatttttgacgaataaactatcgttggaatcgtcttgagGAGTAGTttctaatgataaggttttaaaacactaaTTTAGGTTGGGTGTAAAAAGCTCAACGTGCAGTTGTGCTGCTGTACTTGCTCAACCGTGCGTCTGAGacactcactcgtgcgagtgaggtgTCCATTCGCACGAGTGAGACACTTAACCATGTGAGTAGGTTTTAAAATCACTATTATTAAGTGATAGGTCAGTCGTGCGAGTGAGGATACTCACCCGTGCGAGTGAGCGtagtcagtcgcacgagtgagacctcatccgtgcgagtgaaaatgtttgtatgtttgggtcaagtgAAATTCTGACCCATTTACTATATTGCTGTGATATTAATGCTAATGTGTAATTTGATTGAAAAGTGTACTAACTCGAGAattgatattctcaggtgataaacggaaaggtgaaggctcagtgatataagacaactgagttcttatgcttccaggtgagtgagattatctttatggatgtgattatatagtgacaagtatagtgatccgtgccatgcttaattagactgtgtaatgagtctgtgaccagtgcagtgactatatgtgattatgtgcgcacccagtgaacgtcgaggtgttttgtgcaacgtaagaggtcaatgctatttaccttgtgtatttagggtgatagtattgggtccaagtgttactgattagtggtatagtgtgaatgacgagtgtgtcacgtctggaagactataccagtgactctgtagtgtggactatcggtatattccagcttgatcaactatggttgccggtcctcttgtgtatggcttgtagtgatgtccacctagctattgccattcacttagcgttatgctaattcccctacagtgttttgccctgcaggtgtgtattagcagcttttggtgggttttgcagGACAACCGAAGATGTTTGACATAGTGCTACTCTGATGTG
This genomic stretch from Rutidosis leptorrhynchoides isolate AG116_Rl617_1_P2 chromosome 11, CSIRO_AGI_Rlap_v1, whole genome shotgun sequence harbors:
- the LOC139874599 gene encoding uncharacterized protein → MTFTVGERVYLKVSPWKGVIQFDKRGKLALRYIVPFKIRQVLNDQTVVLDLPPELADIHDTFNICYIRKCKVDDENQIHPLQDLKVDSSKKLVEEPVRIVDRKVTKLRKKQIPMVLVEWKHSLGTNLTWETEELMTSRYPQLFNLDQISRTESPLRGIDL